A part of Candidatus Thermoplasmatota archaeon genomic DNA contains:
- a CDS encoding NDP-sugar synthase, with protein sequence MEAIILAGGFGTRLRPLTYTRAKSLLPILNKPMISYIIEALPREVDKVVLAVNYKKDQIEEYFKEKDFGKDVIVNDEKTPLGTGGAVKFAEKHITERFFVLNSDIMCSLNLKDMIKFHIKKNAVSTISLWPVENVSEFGVADVKDDGSIVRFVEKPKPEEAPSNFINAGVYLLEPEVLDYIETGRLVSMEKEIFPQIICDTGRFFGFKFKGYWMDIGRISSYIEVHRFLMKKKKMKNYHGEGCDIRGVLKDSCLGDNVYIGDNTRLESTIVYDNARVGKNVFLQNCVVGENSTVGDFSSLRNSVVGDNEKIKDRSNIEGLFVWTKPVPAGYPDKQIGNVIEK encoded by the coding sequence TTGGAAGCAATAATACTCGCAGGTGGCTTTGGGACTAGACTTAGGCCATTAACATATACAAGAGCAAAATCGTTGCTACCAATATTAAACAAACCTATGATATCCTATATTATAGAAGCTTTGCCGAGAGAAGTAGATAAGGTTGTTCTTGCTGTAAACTATAAAAAAGACCAAATCGAAGAATATTTTAAGGAAAAAGATTTTGGTAAAGATGTAATTGTTAACGATGAAAAAACACCCCTTGGAACTGGAGGAGCAGTAAAATTTGCTGAAAAACATATCACAGAGCGTTTTTTTGTATTAAATAGCGATATCATGTGCTCGTTAAATCTTAAGGATATGATTAAATTCCATATTAAGAAAAACGCTGTTTCAACCATTTCTTTATGGCCTGTGGAGAATGTTTCAGAATTTGGAGTCGCAGATGTAAAAGATGATGGGAGTATAGTTCGTTTTGTTGAGAAACCCAAACCCGAGGAGGCACCATCTAATTTTATCAACGCAGGGGTCTATCTTTTAGAACCAGAGGTGCTTGATTATATAGAAACAGGACGACTGGTCTCGATGGAGAAAGAAATATTCCCGCAGATTATCTGTGACACGGGCAGGTTTTTTGGTTTTAAATTCAAGGGTTATTGGATGGACATAGGTCGTATAAGTAGTTATATCGAGGTACATAGGTTTCTTATGAAAAAGAAAAAAATGAAAAATTACCATGGAGAAGGTTGCGATATACGTGGTGTTTTAAAAGATTCTTGTCTTGGCGATAACGTTTATATCGGTGACAACACAAGGCTTGAATCAACAATTGTTTATGATAACGCTAGGGTTGGAAAAAATGTTTTTTTACAGAATTGCGTTGTTGGAGAAAACAGTACAGTGGGTGATTTTTCTAGTTTGAGAAACTCTGTTGTTGGTGACAACGAAAAAATAAAGGATAGAAGCAACATAGAAGGTCTGTTTGTGTGGACAAAACCTGTACCAGCTGGTTACCCTGATAAGCAGATTGGTAACGTGATAGAAAAATAA
- the glmM gene encoding phosphoglucosamine mutase, translated as MTKLFGTNGIRGVTNEDMNCELALGVGMAWGTFLKKNVKKPNVAIGTDARLSNHMLKSAITAGLLSTSCDVVDIGLVPTPTLQYTVRERKFDSGVIITASHNPPQFNGIKGVSSDGTEFSKDQEEEIEKIYFSKTYSLADWKNVGKLTTWDGAIDLYIKGILGCVDVDLIRKKHFHVVLDCGNGAGSLVTPILLKKLGCKITELYCEPDGMFPGRNSEPLKENLGVLMKTVTQVGADLGVAQDGDADRAIFIDENGDYIYGDKSLALAGGFITKQKKGGINVTPVTTSSCFEEVVVKNGGRVIYTKVGSPIVARVMIEENAVFGGEENGGLIFPEMQYCRDSAMSIAKILEIIAKEKKTLSELIAELPRYEVYKTKMTCPNDKKEKVMMMLAEKTKKDNNVIKVDETDGVKLYMKNGWVLMRPSGTEPIFRVYSESKEKDVAEELALTYKKLTEDIIKNL; from the coding sequence ATGACTAAATTGTTTGGTACAAATGGCATCAGAGGTGTTACAAATGAGGATATGAACTGTGAGCTTGCGCTTGGCGTAGGTATGGCATGGGGAACTTTTTTGAAAAAAAATGTTAAAAAACCTAATGTGGCAATAGGAACCGATGCGCGTTTGTCAAACCATATGCTTAAAAGTGCGATAACAGCAGGATTGCTTTCAACTAGTTGTGATGTTGTTGACATAGGTCTAGTTCCAACACCAACACTACAGTATACAGTTAGAGAAAGAAAATTTGATTCAGGTGTTATCATTACTGCTTCTCATAACCCGCCGCAGTTCAATGGGATAAAGGGTGTTTCAAGTGATGGTACAGAGTTTTCAAAAGACCAAGAAGAAGAAATCGAAAAAATATACTTTAGCAAAACCTATTCGTTAGCAGATTGGAAGAATGTTGGTAAACTCACAACCTGGGATGGAGCTATTGATCTATACATCAAAGGTATTCTAGGTTGCGTAGATGTGGATTTAATCAGAAAGAAGCATTTTCATGTTGTTTTGGATTGTGGTAACGGCGCAGGAAGCCTTGTTACACCGATCTTGCTGAAGAAACTTGGGTGCAAAATAACTGAGTTATATTGTGAACCAGATGGTATGTTTCCTGGTCGTAACTCAGAGCCTTTAAAAGAAAACCTTGGTGTTTTAATGAAAACGGTAACACAGGTTGGTGCTGATCTCGGAGTCGCCCAGGATGGTGATGCTGATAGGGCTATATTCATAGATGAAAATGGCGATTATATTTATGGTGACAAAAGCCTAGCGCTAGCAGGAGGATTCATAACAAAACAAAAAAAAGGTGGAATAAACGTTACACCTGTCACAACCTCTAGTTGTTTCGAAGAAGTCGTAGTTAAAAATGGTGGTAGAGTAATATACACAAAGGTAGGCTCACCAATAGTAGCACGAGTGATGATAGAAGAAAACGCTGTTTTCGGTGGAGAAGAAAACGGTGGGCTTATTTTCCCTGAGATGCAATATTGTAGAGACTCTGCGATGTCAATAGCGAAGATACTTGAGATTATAGCAAAAGAAAAAAAGACTTTATCAGAACTTATAGCAGAGTTACCCAGATATGAAGTGTATAAAACAAAGATGACATGCCCAAATGATAAAAAAGAAAAAGTCATGATGATGCTCGCAGAAAAAACAAAAAAGGATAACAATGTGATAAAAGTCGATGAAACAGATGGTGTTAAACTATACATGAAAAACGGATGGGTTCTGATGAGGCCGTCTGGAACAGAACCAATATTTAGGGTTTACTCAGAGTCAAAAGAAAAAGATGTAGCTGAAGAACTAGCTTTGACATACAAAAAACTAACTGAGGACATAATAAAAAATCTGTGA
- the gvpD gene encoding gas vesicle protein GvpD: MKDRARCKTGIEELDSNLDGGIPEGSTVLITGASGLGKTTISMQFLVNGIKLGERGVFFTTSEPISKLISHLKGYSFFDENLIKTGKLSIIDLWNISDRLGLNTEAYTVEDATILFEVIRDIAKELDAKRLVVDSITSLCYRLQKSDMIRDFIFSLGSSLAAMRCTTFLTSEVPPMVLKYSQYGIEEFIADGIIFMEDIERRGDLIRTLQLIKMRGTAHSRTKFVITLSSKNGVELMPMFKSNFDFKRIEAYPDTIFEGAE, encoded by the coding sequence ATGAAAGATAGAGCTAGGTGTAAAACAGGTATAGAAGAACTTGATTCTAATCTAGATGGTGGTATACCTGAGGGTAGTACTGTTTTAATCACTGGCGCTAGTGGTCTTGGTAAAACAACTATATCCATGCAGTTTCTTGTAAACGGTATAAAATTAGGTGAAAGAGGTGTTTTTTTCACAACATCAGAGCCTATTTCAAAATTAATTAGTCATCTTAAAGGTTATAGTTTTTTTGATGAGAATTTGATAAAAACAGGTAAACTTAGTATAATTGATTTATGGAATATAAGTGACCGCCTTGGTTTAAACACTGAGGCTTATACTGTTGAGGATGCCACCATTCTTTTTGAGGTTATCAGGGATATTGCAAAGGAGTTGGATGCAAAACGTCTCGTGGTCGACTCGATAACATCTTTGTGCTACAGACTACAAAAAAGTGATATGATAAGGGATTTTATTTTCAGCCTTGGTTCGTCTCTTGCAGCTATGCGTTGCACAACTTTTTTAACATCAGAGGTGCCACCAATGGTGTTAAAATATTCACAGTATGGTATAGAAGAGTTTATTGCTGATGGTATAATATTTATGGAGGACATCGAGCGTAGAGGTGACCTTATAAGAACACTCCAGCTTATCAAAATGAGAGGCACTGCTCATAGTAGAACAAAATTTGTTATAACCTTGTCTTCGAAAAACGGTGTTGAATTGATGCCAATGTTTAAATCCAATTTTGATTTTAAACGAATCGAGGCGTATCCTGATACTATTTTTGAGGGAGCTGAATAA